Genomic DNA from Halorussus rarus:
GCCGGGGCGCCGACTCGGCGGGCAACTCGAAGGTGTTCGAGAGCTTCGAGGTGCTGGGCCGGCTGTACGACCGGCTGCCCGACGAGTTCTCGGCCGACGACGTCGGCCGGACCGGAATCACGGGCTCGCGGCGCCACATGCTGGTGCGGCACTTCGCCGAGCACCCGGCGTTCGACTGCGGCATCGCGCGCCGGAACCCGCTGACCGCCGAGAAGACAGGAGACACGGTAGATGAGACGGGCGACGAAACTGACGCTGCGGAGGTCGGGGTGGCCGGCGCGGACTGACGCGCTCACCTCGTTGGACGAGAATTCAGTCGAACCTCGCGGTGATATTTTTCCGAAGGCCAGTTTGCCCCGGTAGAGTACCTACTGTCTCCCTTCGAGTGCCGACGCTTCACCTGCCGAAAGCCACTGCCTTCGGACTTACGTGTCGGGTCGCATGTCGAAGCCCTCGATCTCCTTGACGTCGCTCGACCCGCACTCCGGACACTCGCCGTAGGGTTCCTCGAACGTCGCGCCGCAGTCGGTGCACTCCAGCGCGACGCCCGGTTCGTTGTCGGGGACGAGCATGTCGCGAATCGTGTCGACGATACCCATGCCGACGCTTGCGTCGCGGGCCTGAAATGGGTTGTTGCCGAAACGACTGATTTCGCCAGGGAGCGGCCCGAGCGGCGTGCAATGTCGAAAAAGGGGACGCCTGACCGGGATTCGGCGACCGACTCAGTTGATGGTCGTGTGCTCGCTCTCCTCGTTCAGCGCGAGGTTGGCCGCGATCTCGGCGTTCCGCATGGCGTACTGGGCGGTCTGCTGGAGGCTGACCAGCACCTCGCGGACCGCCAGCAGGGAGTCGTTGTCCATCTCGGGCAGGTCCGAGAGGATCTCGCTCTCGCGGTCGCTGATCTCGTGGAACAGCGCCCGGACCTCGAGGGTCTTGTCGTAGTCGCGCTCGACGGCGGCCTGGACCGCCTTCGCGGTTATCTCGTCGACCTGGTCGGTGAACTCCCGGATGCGCCGCATCGTCTGGCCGTCGACGTCGAGGGTGTGGCCGTCGGCCTCCAGCGCGATCTCGGCGATGTCCTCGGCGTTGTCCGCGGTGAGTTCGAGGTTCTTGGCGATCGACCGATAGCCGATGAGGGGGAAGCCGCTGTCCAGGTCCACGGCCCGCGCGAGCGTGGGGTTCTGGTAGGCCGTGAAGATGAGGCGGAGCAGCAGGACGAAGATCTTGTTCGCCTGGCGCTCGCGGTTGAGCGCGCGCTCGGCGAGGTCGGGGTTGCCGTGGGCGAGCGCCTTGACCGCCTCGCCCCGCATGGTCGAACCGGTGTTCTCCAGGCGCTCGAGCAGGTTGTCGAGGCTGAAGTCCTCCGGGTCGACCGAGCACCGGATGGCGATGCTGTCGGGGGTCTCCTCGACCACGCCCAGCCCCATCAGCTGGGTCTCGGCCTTGTACACCGCGTTGATGTGGTCGCTGTCGAGGGTCTCCTCGCTCTCGAGGTGGATGACCCGGCGCCCGAGCACGTACTGGGCGACGATGGCGCGCTCGACCGCGTCGGCGTCGAGGTTCTCGGCGTGGATTATCGCTTCGGACTCCTCGGTGTGGGCCGACTCCGGCAGCACCGTCAGCGTTCCCTTCCCGCCCATGCGCAGCGACACCTCGTCACCCTTCTCGACGTTGTTCTCCGAGGCCCACTCCGCCGGGAGGGTCATCGCCAGC
This window encodes:
- a CDS encoding hydrogenase maturation nickel metallochaperone HypA, whose translation is MGIVDTIRDMLVPDNEPGVALECTDCGATFEEPYGECPECGSSDVKEIEGFDMRPDT
- a CDS encoding phosphate uptake regulator PhoU, with product METRKVQRLGPSTLAMTLPAEWASENNVEKGDEVSLRMGGKGTLTVLPESAHTEESEAIIHAENLDADAVERAIVAQYVLGRRVIHLESEETLDSDHINAVYKAETQLMGLGVVEETPDSIAIRCSVDPEDFSLDNLLERLENTGSTMRGEAVKALAHGNPDLAERALNRERQANKIFVLLLRLIFTAYQNPTLARAVDLDSGFPLIGYRSIAKNLELTADNAEDIAEIALEADGHTLDVDGQTMRRIREFTDQVDEITAKAVQAAVERDYDKTLEVRALFHEISDRESEILSDLPEMDNDSLLAVREVLVSLQQTAQYAMRNAEIAANLALNEESEHTTIN
- a CDS encoding DUF7528 family protein, which produces MSRDEAAQLQDAVGDALTQRREFFRTAGVHREDGTYEVSRRGADSAGNSKVFESFEVLGRLYDRLPDEFSADDVGRTGITGSRRHMLVRHFAEHPAFDCGIARRNPLTAEKTGDTVDETGDETDAAEVGVAGAD